In the genome of Paramormyrops kingsleyae isolate MSU_618 chromosome 5, PKINGS_0.4, whole genome shotgun sequence, the window CCTGGCTTTAGTCATTGTGCTCTCTCACATTTATAAGACATGTAGCAAGCTGTGTACCAAGTAGCTGTACATTTAGAAATAGTGCATAAAAATATCTGATATGCAAAAAACAACACCGCAACAATAGCAGCAGCATGCCATATAGCTAGAAAGCTCGGCAAAATTAAACCTTACATATTTATATGTGTCCTTGATCCTAGACATGCAAAGGATGGTGACCCAGATGGAGGAGACCGAGCCCAGGAAGTCACAGTACTGCAGTGTGTCGTAATCCATGATGCATAGCACAGTCATGCCTGGCTGGTCACATGCGTGGTaaaactgaaacacacaagagGAGCACGCACAGAAGTGCGTCAGAGATATTAAGTCATCAGTCGAATGAAGACTATGAAGTGCGCAGGAGATCAAGAAAGATGTCTACCGTGGAGAAGAACATGGTAAAGAGATACACGGAGGCTTCCACAATGTAGCAGCGGTACACAGCCACTACGATGGGGGGAACAAACAGCAGGTTGCTGAGGGTGAGCAGCAGAGCGGCGGTCAACTGGTGTGCGTAGGTCTGCGCGGTGCGGTCGTCTGTGCAGCCCCAGCCACGCCAACCTAAACGAGAGGGGCAGAGGGCACAGTCAGCACGTCTGCTGCCTGACGCTTCACTAACACCCAGACCAAGGACGAATTTGAGCTTGTAGGGGTTTGGTGGAAAGCTGGGCTTTTTCCCCCCGGAGGCAGGTGGGGGTTTTGAACATCTACGGCCCCTACCGGCTTTACAGACGCAGGAAGCGTAGAGGTAGCTGTAAGAGCGCAGCAGCCTGCACTCGCCGTAGGTCCCGCAGTCGTCGATACACGCGCTCAGGTACGTCGACACCATCACCGTGCTCGTGGCATTGCCACACTCGCTGGCGGAGGGACAGAAGCATTAATGACCATCTGTTTGTCGTCTTGGAAGCGTGCTGACCTGAATTCGGCCAACGACCGGCTGCGGCTCTTTTCCAGTTGCAGGTCTTACCTAAAATTTCCAGGGCAGAGCATTTGGAGTGTGAGGTACCACACGGCAGCCTCAGGAAAGGGGATCCTCAGCAGAGTCTTGGGTGACGTCACATTCACATAAAGCAGATAACCCGGAGAGAAGGCTGTAAATGCAGACAAGGGGACAGACCTCAGGAGAGGTCAGAGCAAACAGCCAAACAGTCTCAAAGGTGTCAGCATTTCTATAAAGCCTTTGAAGACCGGATACAGTTCATCCCTGCATCtgatttttatctttttatctAATGCCTTGCTCACACTATAAAACTTTTAAAGTCATCGGATCGCTATACTGTTCACACTACACTGCAAGTCTTATAATCAGGAGTCTGATTACAATCATAAGTTGTCATGGATTACAAACTCCATAACTGATCATTTTGCATTTTGTCAGGAaatcactctctctctctcacgcattttattatatatatatatatatatatatatatataatatatatatatatattatacacacacacacacatacagaacacatcagaactgccttaattctacgtggcattgattcaacaaggtgctgaaagcattctttagaaatgttggcccatattgataggatagcatcttgaagaaactacactcacctaaaggattattaggaacaccatactaatacggtatttgaccccctttcaccttcagaactgccctaattctatgtggcattgattcaacaaggtgctgaaagcattctttagaaatgttggctcatattgataggatagcatcttgcagttgatggagatttgtgggatgcacatccagggcatgaagctcccgttccaccacatcccaaagatgctctattgggttgagatctggtgactgtgggggccattgtagtacagtgaactcattgtcatgttcaagaaaccaatttgaaatgattcgagctttgtgacatggtgcattatcctgctggaagtagccatcagaggatgggtacatggtggtcataaagggatggacatggtcagaaacaatgctcaggtaggccgtggcatttaaacgatggccaattggcactaaggggcctaaagtgtgccaagaaaacatcccccacaccattacaccaccaccaccaccagcctgcacagtggtaacaaggcatgatggatccatgttctcattctgtttacgccaaattctgactctaccatttgaatgtctcaacagaaatcgagactcatcagaccaggcaacatttttccagtcttcaactgtccaattttggtgagctcgtgcaaattgtagcctctttttcctatttgtagtggagatgagtggtacccggtggggtcttctgctgttgtagcccatccacctcaaggttgtgcgtgttgtggcttcacaaatgctttgctgcatacctcggttgtaacgagtggctatttcagtcaaagttgctcttctatcagcttgaatcagtcggcccattctcctctgacctctagcatcaacaaggcattttcgcccacaggactgccgcatactggatgctttttccctttgcataccattctttgtaaaccctagaaatggttgtgcgtgaaaatcccagtaactgagcagactgtgaaatactcagaccagcccgtctggcaccaacaaccatgccacgctcaaaattgcttaaatcacctttctttcccattctgacattcagtttggagttcaggagattgtcttgaccaggaccacactcctaaatgcattgaagcaactgccatgtgattggttgattagataattgaattaatgagaaattgaacaggtgttcctaataatcctttaggtgagtgtacatagacatatatatacacatatacacacatacatacatacataaatatacatatatacacacacactcattgcCAGCCACACCTTTTCAGACCTACAGGATCTGGAGTCAATGACAGGTGCAGATAATTAACATGCTTGATATCTGACGAACGTCTGCGACATATCACTTAATCCGTTGGGTCGCGTCTTTGAACAGTTCAAACATAGCAATCAAGTCGCGATTTGCCAGTGCCAATCGAACATTGCCTACATTCTGTGGGGGTTTTGTCGGCAATCTACAAAAACTGTTTGTGATCAGAATATCAGGCCTAAAATCATGTAGCGTGAACGGAAGCTAACGGACCAATAATCACTTTACCTGTTGCACAGGATTGAGTAGTGTTCAGTGCCAACAGAGGTGACCTAGGTGTAAGGCAAGCCATTACACGGACATTCCCATTGATTGAAGTTGTCTGGATTGGAGACAGCGTACAAAAATGAATGATGAATCAAGAGAGCAACACAGAAAAATCATGTTGTGCAACACACAAAATTATGTTGTGATATGGGCATATACgaaaaatgtcatacatcatTAATGGATTGATGCAAAGTGGTAACGTGGGGGGAGATATGCTATCCATTACGTTAGCAAGAGCACTGTTGCATTTAAAGGTTGCACTTAAACTTTGACTTATAGGGGTCATAATGATACATTTACAAACCATCAGAGATATACTTAACATTctggaacaaaaccaaaactatACAAAGTTAAAATATTGGTTCTATTCCAGATCGGATTCACGCATGACTGTTAAGGACCTTACAGTAGCAACACTCTCAATACATGCCAGCGTTAAATAGAGACAGTCAGTCACAGAAGGATAAGAGCGGACCTGATTGAGCCTGAGATCAAGGTTGAGGGTGCCGCCACTGTTGGTGAAGGAGTTAAGGTCTAGGAGGAAGACTGTTGGAGCCTGGGTGGAGACGGTGATATTGGGCCCACCAATGACGGAGAAGCGCACCGAGGCCACATCTAGCTCCTCCTTGAATATGGGCTGGTTACGCACACAGGTGCTTCCAAAGGGGTCTGGGTTGACGGAGTTGTTTCCTGGCAAGCTGATGTTCCTCACCAACAGTGAGGTGTTTCCTCCGAGTAAATTACTGCTATTAACACTCAGCTTGGTGAGGAAGTCTCCCATGATGCCCAGACTTTTAGGTTTACATCCAgctgttgggaggggggggggggggcaatgatATGATAATGCCTATAACACATATCTAATTATAcaaatatcaaatacagtgattttaaaaagcaacagtGCACAGTATGCCAGAACAGAAATAAGACCTATATAATACTGCAAGGCATTACATCTACAACTGAATTGATACATCACACTTATTTGTACAAGTATGAATACAGGTACTTAAGTTTTCACAtattccatcttgctctcctatGAGATTCACAAAAACagctgcaaaaaaaattaagagaccgctctatatttttaaacaaatctgcatttttaaatccttgtttaatcctggttctgctggcagaaggctacactgcgaaGCAGGCTGCTTCCGGGTTCAAAATTCcaaagacagcagtacacaagaataaagtgaagcaggagatactgggaatgaccaaaaaccCGCTAGCTaaagggcagaagtgactttctaatgccaaaAATGACCATTAACTTATGTGAGTTTCTCATTaattggaggatgacatcaagtgaccttcaaaggaatgggaaacattaagtgcagatgtatagtgcactgctaggacagttggTATCACGCTCCTAGAAGCAAGACGGAAGACCCACACAGCAAGAAGGAAGCCCTTCATAAATGAGGAACAGAGAAAAACCAGGCTGCAGTTGGTAAAAAAATTGTAAtcttcacagacacacacccataaattgagaaatgagtgaaacaaaaaattgcgCCAtcatctcttaattttttctgccTCTGCATACACAGATAAGAACGAAGCGTGGGGCCAGAGCGGAAgctcagccatttatctggcaaCACTGGAGCAGTTTTCGGGACTTTAGATATTTTTGGGGGCAAAATACAGTTCTTACTAACCTGTGAGATTGGCTGAGATAGAGAAGGTTGAGGTCAGGTTGATGTAAATACTCTCTATGGAGATGCGGATCCACGTGTCCCAGGGCGGTGTTGAAAGGGTGGTGAAGCAGGACACCTTGCCAGTGCAATTCACTAATCTCACCGAGGGGCGTTGCAAAGAAGTGGAACCCAGAGTGAGCATTAGCGGGCAGTTGGCATCCTGGATGCCGTCTGTAGTGCAATCGGATATGTACAGGGAAAGGTCTGATGTATAACCTGGTACATAAATCCTAgggaaaaataataaagacaGTATCACTAATACAGCTGTTTCATGTGCACACACCCAACTCTCAAGATTACtgatatatacaaataaataaaaagaataaaatgtttCTTCTTTTAAGATCCCTACTTAAGAGCAGCGGGTCTTTCGGGGGAAGACACTGTCTGACGAAGACGCATACTGGACTCAAGGATGGGCATGTCGACCA includes:
- the pgap6 gene encoding post-GPI attachment to proteins factor 6 codes for the protein MDTIAALCVVLPMLICHCCGDGLTYVSGFYSKTPQKLSKYSWYGSVRLYHFTVPEDTVIVRWLLTVSKAAGYNCGNHNISIHFRSGAPPVINPIDTEFPNETVYSPAHNLTLSIQSGQNTTIFNVTNPVSGDWFVAAHLPEDDGKIEHKGFSSTCSYYFQPQMFVRRVVDMPILESSMRLRQTVSSPERPAALKIYVPGYTSDLSLYISDCTTDGIQDANCPLMLTLGSTSLQRPSVRLVNCTGKVSCFTTLSTPPWDTWIRISIESIYINLTSTFSISANLTAGCKPKSLGIMGDFLTKLSVNSSNLLGGNTSLLVRNISLPGNNSVNPDPFGSTCVRNQPIFKEELDVASVRFSVIGGPNITVSTQAPTVFLLDLNSFTNSGGTLNLDLRLNQTTSINGNVRVMACLTPRSPLLALNTTQSCATAFSPGYLLYVNVTSPKTLLRIPFPEAAVWYLTLQMLCPGNFSECGNATSTVMVSTYLSACIDDCGTYGECRLLRSYSYLYASCVCKAGWRGWGCTDDRTAQTYAHQLTAALLLTLSNLLFVPPIVVAVYRCYIVEASVYLFTMFFSTFYHACDQPGMTVLCIMDYDTLQYCDFLGSVSSIWVTILCMSRIKDTYKYTLFMLGTLLIAMSMQLDRRGLWNMLGPILCALLAMVSAWIYRGVKRRQCYPTTWKRWVFYLLPGIATAIVGLSVYIFTETDENYYYTHSIWHVMVASSVVFLLPPRERHEEPWGWSQKFCGYQICKSEREELYTVT